The following coding sequences are from one Halorubrum sp. BOL3-1 window:
- a CDS encoding HAD family hydrolase: MSRLVAVAFDLDDTLCRHDGDVTALYRRAFEAAGVEPFGEPDELWAALDGAPDPDDRVGYLGAGFARVAAQHGRDVDPVALAEAFEAVADGSRVAYLPGAVDALSVAAATGPVGILTNGPERRQRTKVEALGLDDRVDAVVYAGDLPRRKPHAEPFERLTAALSVNPEETLYVGNSLSYDVAGAHNAGLRSAWLRADPDDAATPYRPDYVLDSLDELAALLRREPGAGAESDP, encoded by the coding sequence ATGAGCCGGCTCGTGGCGGTCGCGTTCGACCTCGACGACACGCTGTGCCGCCACGACGGCGACGTGACCGCGTTGTACCGCCGGGCGTTCGAGGCGGCGGGCGTCGAGCCGTTCGGGGAGCCGGACGAGCTGTGGGCCGCCCTCGACGGAGCGCCGGACCCGGACGACCGCGTCGGCTACCTCGGAGCGGGATTCGCGCGCGTGGCGGCCCAACACGGCCGCGACGTCGACCCGGTCGCGCTCGCTGAGGCGTTCGAGGCGGTCGCGGACGGCTCGCGAGTGGCGTACCTCCCGGGAGCGGTCGACGCGCTGTCAGTCGCGGCGGCGACGGGTCCCGTGGGGATCCTCACGAACGGTCCCGAGCGGCGACAGCGGACGAAAGTCGAGGCGCTCGGTCTCGACGACCGCGTCGACGCCGTCGTGTACGCCGGCGACCTGCCGCGCCGGAAGCCCCACGCGGAGCCGTTCGAGCGCCTGACGGCCGCCCTGTCTGTTAACCCGGAGGAGACGCTGTACGTCGGAAACTCTCTCTCGTACGACGTCGCCGGCGCGCACAACGCCGGGCTTCGGTCGGCCTGGCTGCGGGCCGACCCGGACGACGCGGCGACCCCGTATCGACCGGACTACGTCCTCGACTCGCTGGACGAACTCGCCGCGCTCCTGAGGCGCGAGCCCGGAGCCGGAGCGGAGTCGGACCCGTGA
- a CDS encoding ArsR family transcriptional regulator, which yields MSGRERVRHVVELLTEPTPVQEIADRAEVSRATTDDELRRLRSDDWVTETSVDGMKAYDLNPVRMLFDEVTDLIEAHSRDELESQLTELKEEQEELATEYDVSSLDEFREQLADEELSAAELRERRNVIATWEAINTELALVKHALQLYDDVIELSSPRTDSLSTLA from the coding sequence ATGAGCGGGCGTGAGCGGGTCCGGCACGTCGTAGAGCTGCTGACCGAGCCGACGCCGGTACAGGAGATCGCTGATCGGGCGGAGGTATCGCGCGCGACGACCGACGACGAACTCCGGCGACTGCGGAGTGACGACTGGGTCACGGAAACGAGCGTTGACGGGATGAAGGCGTACGATCTGAATCCCGTGCGGATGCTCTTTGACGAAGTGACGGACCTGATCGAGGCCCACTCGCGTGACGAACTGGAGAGCCAGCTCACAGAGCTAAAGGAGGAGCAGGAAGAGCTGGCGACAGAGTACGACGTCAGTTCACTTGACGAGTTCCGGGAGCAACTCGCTGACGAGGAACTCTCGGCTGCGGAGCTTCGTGAGCGTCGCAATGTCATTGCTACGTGGGAGGCGATCAACACGGAACTCGCGCTCGTGAAGCACGCCCTTCAGCTGTATGATGATGTGATTGAGCTCTCTTCACCGCGGACTGACTCTCTCTCGACACTCGCCTGA
- a CDS encoding DNA cytosine methyltransferase has product MSVGADGDSVAASDAASDDADAPVVAGFFSGCGGLDLGFERAGFDVALGSDQWDPAAETYRRNFPDVAFVEEDVRELDAAAIRESVERAGHEAGGVDVVIGGPPCQGFSRLNNEQIELDEMEKDRRNTLFEEFLRVVSALEPQLVLMENVRDLINRQTSDDRYVKDLIVDEFAAQGYKCEYRVLEAEQYGVPQKRRRIFFVGTDRDVPIRFPEPTTPEGSWRTAGEALADASDDLPNMTYANTGEKTLERIRHVPPGGYYRDLPDRLKTKKYRCDCEDTDTCPHEPEIVKRYGTYLRRLHPDEPSLTVSTNVFIHPTEDRYLTPREMARLQTFPDEFAFEGTKTDVLKQIGNAVPVRLGEELARQLREYFPEVRDAPPADPDVYEQQSLTDLA; this is encoded by the coding sequence ATGTCGGTGGGCGCTGACGGCGATTCAGTTGCCGCGTCCGACGCCGCGAGCGACGACGCCGACGCGCCGGTCGTCGCCGGCTTCTTCTCCGGCTGTGGCGGTCTCGACCTGGGCTTCGAACGGGCCGGCTTCGACGTCGCGCTCGGGAGCGACCAGTGGGACCCGGCCGCCGAGACCTACCGCCGAAACTTCCCCGACGTGGCGTTCGTCGAGGAGGACGTCCGCGAACTCGACGCCGCGGCGATCCGCGAGTCCGTCGAGCGGGCCGGCCACGAGGCCGGCGGGGTCGACGTGGTGATCGGCGGCCCGCCGTGTCAGGGGTTCAGCCGGCTCAACAACGAGCAGATCGAACTCGACGAGATGGAGAAGGACCGGCGGAACACGCTGTTCGAGGAGTTCCTCCGCGTGGTCTCCGCCCTCGAACCGCAGTTGGTCCTGATGGAGAACGTCCGCGACCTGATCAACCGGCAGACCAGCGACGACCGGTACGTCAAGGACCTCATCGTCGACGAGTTCGCGGCTCAGGGCTACAAGTGCGAGTACCGGGTGCTGGAGGCCGAACAGTACGGCGTCCCCCAGAAGCGCCGCCGTATCTTCTTCGTGGGTACCGACCGCGACGTCCCGATCCGCTTCCCGGAGCCGACGACGCCCGAGGGGAGCTGGCGCACCGCCGGCGAGGCGCTCGCGGACGCGAGCGACGACCTCCCGAACATGACGTACGCGAACACCGGAGAGAAGACGCTCGAACGCATCCGCCACGTCCCGCCGGGCGGCTACTACCGTGACCTCCCCGACCGGCTGAAGACGAAGAAGTACCGCTGCGACTGCGAGGACACCGACACCTGCCCGCACGAGCCGGAGATCGTCAAGCGGTACGGCACGTACCTCCGCCGGCTCCACCCCGACGAGCCGTCGCTGACGGTGAGCACCAACGTCTTCATCCACCCGACCGAGGACCGCTACCTCACTCCGCGCGAGATGGCGCGGCTCCAGACGTTCCCCGACGAGTTCGCGTTCGAGGGGACGAAGACCGACGTGCTGAAACAGATCGGTAACGCGGTCCCGGTCCGGCTCGGTGAGGAGCTGGCGCGCCAGCTCCGGGAGTACTTCCCCGAGGTCCGCGACGCGCCGCCGGCCGACCCCGACGTGTACGAGCAGCAGTCGCTGACGGACCTCGCGTGA
- a CDS encoding 50S ribosomal protein L16, producing MSDKPASMYRTIDKPSYTRREYITGIPGSKVAQHNMGDLSTEPDDYPVQISLRVEEELQVRHGSLESARLSANRHLIKELGEGNYKMVLRKFPHQVIRENKQATGAGADRVSDGMRQAFGKPVGTAARLSKDDILFTTYCDAEQASVVKEAFRRAYNKLSPPCRITVDRGEKLLVS from the coding sequence ATGTCTGACAAACCCGCCTCCATGTACCGGACGATCGACAAGCCGTCGTACACCCGCCGCGAATACATCACGGGGATCCCCGGCTCGAAGGTCGCCCAGCACAACATGGGCGACCTCTCCACGGAGCCGGACGACTACCCTGTCCAGATCAGCCTCCGCGTCGAGGAGGAGCTTCAGGTGCGACACGGGTCCTTGGAGAGCGCGCGCCTGTCGGCGAACCGCCACCTTATCAAGGAGCTGGGCGAGGGCAACTACAAGATGGTCCTCCGGAAGTTCCCCCACCAGGTCATCCGGGAGAACAAGCAGGCGACCGGCGCCGGCGCGGACCGCGTCTCCGACGGGATGCGGCAGGCGTTCGGGAAGCCGGTCGGGACCGCCGCGCGGCTCAGCAAGGACGACATCCTCTTTACGACGTACTGCGACGCCGAGCAGGCGTCCGTCGTGAAAGAGGCGTTCCGCCGCGCGTACAACAAGCTCTCCCCGCCGTGCCGGATCACGGTCGACCGCGGCGAGAAGCTACTCGTCTCGTAA
- the nucS gene encoding endonuclease NucS: MTVTSVHDPSHREALWELEDAFERGDLISVFGRCTVSYEGRAASDLGAGDRLLVLKPDGAALVHTDEGRQPVNWQPPGSQHRAAVREGRLRVVSTRSNPDETLTVRFERVRQLSAMAVTGGRDLELHGSEEDLRTRILERPDLVESGFEPKETERPSSAGPMDIFGVDDDGTPVVVELKRRRVGPDAVGQLARYVRAMDEELGVEESDAAAEGKRSPDAGSDPENDDAPAVRGVLVAPSVTDRAAERLADRGFDHVALEPTPEE, from the coding sequence GTGACAGTCACGAGCGTCCACGACCCGAGCCACCGCGAAGCGCTCTGGGAACTCGAAGACGCCTTCGAGCGCGGCGACCTGATAAGCGTCTTCGGCCGCTGCACCGTCAGCTACGAGGGGCGCGCCGCCTCGGATCTCGGCGCCGGCGACCGACTGCTCGTGTTGAAGCCGGACGGCGCCGCCCTCGTCCACACCGACGAGGGACGCCAGCCGGTCAACTGGCAGCCGCCGGGGTCACAACACCGCGCCGCGGTGCGCGAGGGTCGGCTTCGCGTGGTCTCGACGCGATCGAACCCCGACGAGACGCTGACGGTCCGCTTCGAGCGAGTCCGCCAGCTCTCTGCGATGGCCGTGACGGGCGGCCGAGACCTCGAACTCCACGGCAGCGAGGAGGACCTCCGAACCCGAATCTTAGAACGCCCCGATCTCGTCGAGTCGGGGTTCGAACCGAAGGAGACCGAGCGCCCCTCCAGCGCCGGTCCGATGGACATCTTCGGCGTCGACGACGACGGGACGCCGGTCGTCGTCGAGCTGAAGCGCCGCCGGGTCGGCCCGGACGCGGTCGGGCAGCTCGCGCGGTACGTGCGGGCAATGGATGAGGAGCTGGGGGTCGAGGAGTCAGACGCCGCCGCCGAGGGAAAGAGATCCCCCGACGCCGGGAGCGACCCGGAGAACGACGACGCTCCCGCAGTACGGGGGGTCCTCGTCGCGCCGTCGGTCACCGATCGGGCCGCGGAGCGGCTCGCGGACCGCGGGTTCGACCACGTCGCGCTCGAACCGACGCCGGAGGAGTGA
- a CDS encoding adenosylhomocysteinase: MSETAYPPVSQHLSDLEAAREEGRRKMDWALQHMPILNALREEFVDEQPLEGETIAMAMHVEAKTANLVELLAEGGAEVAITGCNPLSTHDDVSAALDTHESIASYAVRGVDDEEYYDAMHACIAHEPTITVDDGMDMVKLVHEEYPDLIDSIVGGAEETTTGVDRLRAMDADDELHYPVFAVNDTPMKQLFDNVHGTGESSLATIAMTTNLSWAGKNVVVGGYGQCGKGVAKKASGQNANVIVCEVDPRKALEAHMEGYEVLPMVEAAEKGDVFITTTGNRDVITREHFEEMNNGVLLANAGHFDVEVNLDHLDDLAVDRYEVRDGVEGYEMEDGRVLNVIAEGRLVNLAAPIALGHPVEVMDQSFGVQAVVVRELAGNGERYDAGVHDVPDDLDREVADIKLDAEGVEYDTLTDEQREYMGSWEHGT; encoded by the coding sequence ATGAGCGAAACCGCGTATCCGCCGGTGTCACAGCACCTCTCGGACCTCGAAGCGGCCCGAGAGGAGGGGCGCCGGAAGATGGACTGGGCGCTCCAGCACATGCCGATACTGAACGCGCTCCGCGAGGAGTTCGTCGACGAGCAGCCGCTCGAAGGCGAGACGATCGCGATGGCGATGCACGTCGAGGCGAAGACCGCGAACCTCGTCGAGCTGCTCGCAGAGGGCGGCGCCGAGGTCGCGATCACCGGCTGTAACCCCCTCTCGACCCACGACGACGTGTCGGCCGCGCTCGACACCCACGAGTCGATCGCCTCCTACGCGGTCCGCGGCGTCGACGACGAGGAGTACTACGACGCGATGCACGCCTGTATCGCTCACGAGCCGACCATCACCGTCGACGACGGGATGGACATGGTGAAGCTCGTCCACGAGGAGTACCCCGACCTGATCGACTCAATCGTCGGCGGCGCCGAGGAGACGACGACGGGCGTCGACCGGCTGCGCGCGATGGACGCCGACGACGAGCTTCACTACCCCGTCTTCGCCGTGAACGACACGCCGATGAAACAGCTGTTCGACAACGTCCACGGCACGGGGGAGTCGTCGCTCGCGACCATCGCGATGACGACGAACCTCTCGTGGGCCGGCAAGAACGTCGTCGTCGGCGGCTACGGCCAGTGCGGGAAGGGCGTCGCGAAGAAGGCCTCCGGCCAGAACGCGAACGTCATCGTCTGCGAGGTCGACCCCCGCAAGGCGCTCGAAGCCCACATGGAGGGGTACGAGGTGCTGCCGATGGTCGAGGCCGCGGAGAAGGGCGACGTGTTCATTACGACGACCGGCAACCGCGACGTGATCACCCGCGAGCACTTCGAGGAGATGAACAACGGCGTGCTGCTCGCGAACGCCGGCCACTTCGACGTCGAGGTCAACCTCGACCACCTCGACGACCTCGCGGTCGACCGCTACGAGGTCCGCGACGGCGTCGAGGGGTACGAGATGGAAGACGGCCGGGTCCTGAACGTCATCGCGGAGGGGCGGCTCGTCAACCTCGCCGCGCCCATCGCCCTCGGCCACCCCGTCGAGGTGATGGACCAGAGCTTCGGCGTCCAGGCGGTCGTCGTGCGCGAGCTCGCGGGGAACGGCGAGCGCTACGACGCCGGCGTCCACGACGTGCCGGACGACCTCGACCGCGAGGTCGCGGACATCAAGCTCGACGCCGAGGGCGTCGAGTACGACACGCTCACCGACGAACAGCGCGAGTACATGGGCAGCTGGGAACACGGGACCTGA
- a CDS encoding amidohydrolase gives MDYLRVTGGRVLRPDGRVERADVAVDRDGGTIRAVGSPNEVDDAVGGAADETLDATESVVVPGLVNAHTHVAMTLLRGYADDKPLNPWLREDVWPAEAELTPDDVEAGAELGAVEMIRSGTTAFADMYFAMDRVADAVDRAGLRARLGHGVVTVGKDEADARADVAESLSFAREFDGAADGRIRTAFTPHSLTTVGEEYLREGVGEAREAGVPVHLHANETVDEVGPIVDERGERPIAYAEDLDALGPDDFFAHGVHLDGSEIDRLAGAGTAVVHCPASNMKLASGMAPVQRLRDAGVTVALGTDGAASNNDLDVFDEMRDAAMLGKLAADDASAVPADAVVEMATAAGADALNLPGGRIEEGEAADLAVVDLDAPHLTPVHDPVSHLAYAARGSDVRHTVCDGQILMRGREVLTLDVDAVQQRAATAASDLVDRVDAAE, from the coding sequence ATGGACTACCTCCGCGTCACCGGCGGACGAGTGCTGCGACCCGACGGACGGGTCGAACGGGCCGACGTCGCGGTCGACCGCGACGGGGGAACGATCCGGGCCGTGGGGTCCCCGAACGAGGTCGACGACGCGGTCGGCGGGGCGGCCGACGAGACGCTCGACGCGACCGAGTCGGTCGTGGTCCCGGGGCTCGTCAACGCCCACACCCACGTCGCGATGACGCTGCTCCGCGGGTACGCCGACGACAAGCCGCTCAACCCGTGGCTGCGCGAGGACGTCTGGCCGGCGGAGGCCGAACTGACGCCCGACGACGTCGAGGCGGGCGCGGAACTCGGCGCGGTCGAGATGATCCGGTCGGGGACGACCGCGTTCGCGGACATGTACTTCGCGATGGACCGCGTTGCGGACGCCGTCGACCGCGCGGGGCTGCGGGCGCGGCTCGGGCACGGCGTCGTGACCGTGGGAAAAGACGAGGCGGACGCCCGCGCCGACGTCGCGGAGAGCCTGTCGTTCGCCCGCGAGTTCGACGGCGCGGCGGACGGCCGGATCCGGACCGCGTTCACGCCGCACTCGCTGACGACGGTCGGGGAGGAGTACCTGCGCGAGGGCGTCGGGGAAGCGCGCGAGGCGGGTGTGCCGGTCCACCTCCACGCGAACGAGACGGTCGACGAGGTCGGCCCGATCGTCGACGAGCGGGGCGAGCGCCCGATCGCGTACGCCGAGGACCTCGACGCGCTCGGCCCGGACGACTTCTTCGCGCACGGGGTCCACCTCGACGGGTCGGAGATTGACCGGCTCGCCGGGGCCGGCACCGCGGTCGTCCACTGTCCGGCCTCGAACATGAAGCTCGCGAGCGGGATGGCACCGGTGCAGCGCCTCCGCGACGCCGGCGTGACGGTCGCGCTCGGAACCGACGGCGCGGCCTCGAACAACGACCTCGACGTCTTCGACGAGATGCGCGACGCCGCGATGCTCGGCAAGCTCGCCGCGGACGACGCCAGCGCGGTTCCCGCGGACGCGGTCGTCGAGATGGCGACGGCGGCGGGCGCTGACGCCCTGAACCTCCCCGGCGGCCGGATCGAGGAGGGGGAGGCGGCGGACCTCGCGGTCGTCGACCTCGACGCGCCGCACCTGACGCCGGTCCACGACCCCGTCTCCCACCTCGCGTACGCGGCCCGCGGGAGCGACGTGCGTCACACGGTGTGTGACGGTCAGATCCTCATGCGCGGCCGCGAAGTGCTCACCCTCGACGTCGACGCGGTCCAGCAGCGCGCCGCGACGGCCGCGAGCGACCTCGTCGACCGCGTGGACGCGGCGGAGTGA
- a CDS encoding dihydroneopterin aldolase family protein, which translates to MTTDAQQACFEAGIKFGSLYHQFAGTPVSPSSTRSLEAAMEESIENQPHCEAVEVAIRDDRVADAIDHENGYTELTGSLMDVEMRIENEGVAVRTQMAMEDGYPLMKLVEVIDGGDPARSGGAADPPRSGDANPNA; encoded by the coding sequence ATGACAACCGACGCCCAACAGGCGTGTTTCGAGGCCGGGATCAAGTTCGGCTCGCTGTACCACCAGTTCGCGGGGACGCCCGTCAGCCCGTCGAGTACGCGGAGTCTGGAGGCCGCGATGGAAGAGTCGATCGAGAACCAACCCCACTGCGAGGCGGTCGAGGTGGCGATCCGTGACGACCGCGTCGCCGACGCGATCGACCATGAGAACGGCTACACCGAACTCACCGGCTCGCTGATGGACGTTGAGATGCGGATCGAGAACGAGGGCGTCGCGGTCCGCACGCAGATGGCGATGGAGGACGGCTACCCGCTGATGAAACTGGTCGAGGTGATCGACGGCGGCGACCCAGCACGGTCTGGCGGCGCCGCCGACCCGCCGCGGTCCGGCGACGCCAACCCGAACGCTTAG
- a CDS encoding ABC transporter ATP-binding protein produces MSEVGPPESDPEALLQVRDLCKYFDNESGLFAGVSLDDEFPYVSRSSSDVRAVDGVSFDIKEGETLGLVGESGCGKSTLARTVLRLLEPTSGSVYFQGKDLASLSGEPLRRMRKNMQMIFQDPQSSLDPRMKVGPIVEEPMKAHGMLDEEDREARAKELLEKVGLDPQHYNRYPNAFSGGQRQRVNLARALSVNPDFIVCDEPVSALDVSIQAQVLNTMEELQDEFDLTYLFIAHDLSVIRHISDRVAVMYLGEIVELADKEELFENPRHPYTRALLDAIPVPDPRSGGRTALLSGDVPSPIDPPSGCRFRTRCPKVIQPEVYDMTDDAWQNIVEFQRAVERRAFEETDPDALRSRYFDDATPSGDAGTLLNEALGHIERDEWGDAERLLAERFTDESVCATSNPAYELGSELGDDRHYAACHLRRGEAVAAAVDESAFDGAARPGTPEAGD; encoded by the coding sequence ATGAGCGAGGTCGGGCCGCCCGAGTCGGATCCCGAGGCACTGTTACAGGTCCGCGACCTGTGTAAGTACTTCGACAACGAGAGCGGCCTGTTCGCCGGCGTATCCCTCGACGATGAGTTCCCCTACGTCAGCCGGTCTTCGTCGGATGTCCGCGCCGTCGACGGCGTGAGCTTCGACATCAAGGAGGGCGAGACTCTCGGTCTCGTCGGTGAGTCCGGCTGCGGGAAGTCGACGCTTGCGCGCACCGTCCTCCGGCTGCTCGAACCGACCAGCGGGAGCGTCTACTTCCAGGGTAAGGACCTCGCTTCGCTGTCCGGCGAGCCGCTGCGGCGGATGCGGAAGAACATGCAGATGATCTTCCAGGACCCGCAGTCGTCGCTCGACCCGCGGATGAAGGTCGGGCCGATCGTCGAGGAGCCGATGAAGGCCCACGGCATGCTCGATGAGGAGGACCGCGAGGCGCGCGCGAAGGAGCTGTTGGAGAAGGTTGGACTCGACCCGCAACACTACAACCGGTACCCCAACGCGTTCTCCGGCGGGCAGCGCCAGCGTGTGAATCTCGCTCGGGCGCTCTCCGTGAACCCCGACTTCATCGTCTGCGACGAGCCGGTGTCGGCGCTCGACGTCTCGATCCAGGCGCAGGTGCTCAACACGATGGAGGAGCTTCAAGACGAGTTCGACCTGACGTACCTGTTCATCGCGCACGACCTGAGCGTCATCCGCCACATATCGGACCGTGTCGCGGTGATGTACCTCGGTGAGATCGTCGAGCTGGCCGACAAAGAGGAGCTGTTCGAGAACCCGAGACACCCGTACACGAGGGCGCTGCTCGACGCAATTCCCGTTCCAGACCCGAGGAGCGGCGGGCGGACAGCACTACTGTCCGGAGACGTACCCTCCCCGATCGACCCGCCGTCGGGCTGTCGGTTCCGGACGCGGTGCCCGAAGGTGATCCAGCCGGAGGTCTACGACATGACCGACGACGCCTGGCAGAACATCGTGGAGTTCCAGCGGGCGGTTGAGCGGCGGGCGTTCGAGGAGACCGACCCCGACGCGCTCCGGAGCCGGTACTTCGACGACGCGACGCCGAGCGGCGACGCGGGCACGCTGCTCAACGAGGCGCTCGGGCACATCGAGCGCGACGAGTGGGGCGACGCCGAGCGGCTGCTCGCCGAACGGTTCACGGACGAGAGCGTCTGCGCGACGTCGAACCCCGCTTACGAGCTGGGATCGGAGCTCGGCGACGACCGCCACTACGCGGCGTGTCACCTGCGGCGTGGCGAGGCGGTCGCCGCGGCGGTCGACGAGAGTGCGTTCGACGGCGCGGCGCGTCCCGGCACGCCGGAGGCAGGCGACTGA
- a CDS encoding ABC transporter ATP-binding protein codes for MSEPLLSVRDLKTQFFTEDGTVRAVDGISFDVHEGEIVGLVGESGAGKSVATSSILRLVDSPGEIVGGEIEFKGETIFGLEEDDGGELRPRDEMLTEGEMRERIRGREIAIIFQDPMESLNPVFTVGGQLREFIEINRNLDADEAKKEAIDMLREVGIPAPESRYDEYPHQFSGGMRQRVLIAMALACQPDLIIADEPTTALDVTVEGEILEMVTDLQDKYDTSFVWVTHDMSVVAEICDRVNVMYLGEIIEQAEVDDLFYDTKHPYTSALLDSMPRPDQTVDELRPIEGVMPEAIDPPSGCRFHSRCPEAREVCREVHPEPRNLSEDGEAPHTAACVKHDAFDVGYDESPPVEAEATGGFSAGFTETGGEAE; via the coding sequence ATGAGCGAACCACTACTCAGCGTACGCGATCTCAAGACACAATTCTTCACCGAGGACGGGACCGTCCGGGCCGTCGACGGCATCTCCTTCGACGTTCACGAAGGAGAGATCGTCGGACTCGTGGGCGAATCCGGCGCCGGAAAGTCCGTCGCGACCTCCAGTATCCTCCGGCTCGTCGACAGCCCCGGCGAGATCGTCGGCGGCGAAATCGAGTTCAAAGGCGAGACGATCTTCGGGCTGGAGGAGGACGACGGCGGCGAGCTGCGGCCGCGCGACGAGATGCTCACCGAAGGCGAAATGCGGGAGCGGATCCGGGGCCGCGAGATCGCTATCATCTTCCAGGACCCGATGGAGTCGCTGAACCCCGTGTTCACTGTCGGAGGACAGCTCCGAGAGTTCATCGAGATCAACCGCAACCTCGACGCCGACGAGGCGAAAAAAGAGGCGATCGATATGCTTCGGGAGGTCGGGATCCCGGCACCGGAGTCGCGGTACGACGAGTACCCGCACCAGTTCTCCGGCGGGATGCGACAGCGCGTGCTGATCGCGATGGCGCTCGCCTGCCAACCGGACCTGATCATCGCCGACGAGCCGACGACCGCGCTTGACGTCACCGTCGAAGGCGAGATACTCGAGATGGTGACGGACTTACAGGACAAGTACGACACCTCGTTCGTCTGGGTCACCCACGACATGAGCGTGGTCGCGGAGATCTGCGACCGGGTCAACGTGATGTATCTCGGCGAGATCATCGAGCAGGCCGAGGTAGACGACCTGTTTTACGACACGAAACACCCGTACACGTCGGCGCTGCTCGACTCGATGCCGCGCCCCGATCAGACGGTCGACGAGCTCAGACCGATCGAGGGGGTGATGCCGGAGGCGATCGACCCGCCCTCCGGCTGCCGGTTCCACTCCCGGTGCCCCGAGGCCCGGGAGGTGTGCCGCGAGGTCCACCCCGAGCCGCGGAACCTGAGCGAGGACGGCGAGGCGCCGCACACGGCCGCATGCGTGAAACACGACGCGTTCGACGTGGGGTACGACGAGAGCCCGCCGGTCGAGGCAGAGGCGACAGGTGGCTTCTCCGCCGGGTTCACCGAGACCGGGGGTGAGGCGGAATGA
- a CDS encoding ABC transporter permease, whose protein sequence is MATETDTPTDAPADSEGTGAGEIEARVGLRYTLRQVKRDTTARIGIYTVGFITVVAVLASIDHYVFSYGIAETIWNSPVQDPEQVDRLLPPVGMENQYGQGTLEHPMGTDHRGRDIFGRLFYGTRIAITVGFMATAIGLIGGTLIGAISGYYGGWIDDVLQRVTETIYAIPFLVLVIAFMTAFGRDLTFAMVGVGITSIPVFNRLIRSRVVSVREEDYIEAARAAGVKDRNIILRHVIPNSFAPVLVQATLQIGVSILIVAGLSFLGFGAQPPTPSWGQMLSASRNYMLPAPTFSIFPGIAILITVIGFNILGDGLQDALDPRINN, encoded by the coding sequence ATGGCTACCGAAACCGACACACCGACTGACGCCCCAGCGGACAGTGAGGGAACCGGCGCTGGCGAGATCGAGGCCCGTGTCGGGCTCCGATACACCCTGCGGCAGGTAAAACGCGACACAACGGCGCGTATCGGCATCTACACCGTCGGTTTCATCACCGTCGTTGCGGTGCTCGCGTCGATCGACCACTACGTGTTCAGCTACGGGATCGCGGAAACGATCTGGAACAGTCCGGTACAGGACCCCGAACAGGTCGATCGGCTCCTCCCGCCGGTGGGGATGGAGAACCAGTACGGACAGGGAACACTTGAACACCCGATGGGAACCGACCATCGGGGACGTGACATCTTCGGGCGGCTGTTCTACGGCACCCGAATCGCCATCACCGTCGGGTTCATGGCCACGGCGATCGGCCTCATCGGCGGCACGCTGATCGGGGCTATCTCGGGCTACTACGGCGGCTGGATCGACGACGTGCTCCAGCGCGTCACCGAGACAATCTACGCGATCCCGTTCCTCGTCTTGGTCATCGCGTTCATGACCGCGTTCGGACGGGACCTCACCTTCGCGATGGTCGGCGTGGGGATCACGTCGATCCCGGTGTTCAACCGGCTGATCCGGTCCCGTGTCGTCTCGGTCCGCGAGGAGGACTACATCGAGGCCGCCCGCGCGGCCGGGGTGAAAGACCGGAACATCATCCTCCGGCACGTCATCCCGAACAGTTTCGCTCCGGTGCTCGTACAGGCGACGCTCCAGATCGGCGTGAGTATCCTCATCGTCGCGGGGCTCTCGTTCCTCGGGTTCGGCGCGCAGCCGCCGACACCGTCGTGGGGGCAGATGCTTTCGGCGTCTCGGAACTACATGCTCCCCGCGCCGACGTTCAGTATCTTCCCAGGAATCGCCATTCTGATCACCGTCATCGGCTTCAACATTCTCGGTGACGGTCTCCAGGACGCCCTCGATCCGCGGATAAACAACTGA